A window of the Streptomyces sp. NBC_00454 genome harbors these coding sequences:
- a CDS encoding ATP-binding protein, producing the protein MRARLLPLLVVLMAGVLLALGFPLAVSLAAGQQQRVVVDRIDDSARFAALAQFVIDAEGSNSSGADERRDTLQLELARYQELYGISVGIFYRDDNAMVRAPGWWRLPESGEGRRAFEEALAGRRSHDPGQVWPWQTHGKLLVASPVVLDGDVVAVVATESPTDQMRAKILRGWLLIVGGLAAAMLVAFGAALRLTSWVLKPVRTLDAAAHGIATGRMNSRVAAGGGPPELRRLARSFNEMADNVEEVLEQQRAFVADASHQLRNPLAALLLRIELLALELPDGNEEIASVRTEGKRLTQVLDDLLDLALAEHATAEISLIDIAGLAAERVTAWRPYAEEKGVRLTGTGRAAATGWADPIALSSALDAVIDNALKFTPAGEAVEVGLSVEGSQVLVVVADRGPGLNQEELLRIGDRFWRSGLHQNVKGSGLGLSISRTLLAAGGGSLSYETNPPHGLRVTVSVPRTDPAATDG; encoded by the coding sequence TCGGCTTCCCGCTCGCGGTGTCCCTGGCCGCCGGGCAGCAGCAGCGGGTGGTCGTCGACCGGATCGACGACAGCGCCCGCTTCGCCGCGCTCGCCCAGTTCGTCATCGACGCCGAGGGCTCGAACTCCAGCGGCGCCGACGAGCGCCGCGACACCCTCCAGCTCGAACTCGCCCGCTACCAGGAGCTGTACGGCATCAGCGTCGGCATCTTCTACCGGGACGACAACGCCATGGTCCGGGCCCCCGGCTGGTGGCGGCTCCCCGAGTCGGGCGAGGGCCGACGCGCCTTCGAAGAGGCCCTCGCCGGACGGCGCAGCCACGACCCCGGCCAGGTGTGGCCGTGGCAGACCCACGGCAAACTTCTCGTCGCCTCCCCGGTGGTCCTGGACGGGGACGTGGTCGCCGTGGTCGCCACCGAATCGCCCACCGACCAGATGCGGGCCAAGATCCTGCGGGGCTGGCTGCTGATCGTCGGCGGGCTCGCCGCCGCGATGCTCGTCGCCTTCGGCGCCGCCCTGCGGCTGACCAGCTGGGTGCTCAAGCCCGTGCGGACCCTGGACGCGGCCGCCCACGGCATCGCCACCGGCCGGATGAACTCCCGCGTCGCGGCCGGCGGCGGCCCCCCGGAACTCCGCCGCCTGGCCCGCTCGTTCAACGAGATGGCCGACAACGTCGAGGAGGTCCTGGAACAGCAGCGCGCCTTCGTCGCGGACGCCTCCCACCAGCTGCGCAACCCCCTCGCCGCGCTGCTGCTGCGCATCGAGCTGCTCGCCCTGGAACTGCCCGACGGGAACGAGGAGATCGCCTCGGTGCGCACCGAGGGCAAGCGCCTGACCCAGGTCCTCGACGATCTGCTGGACCTGGCGCTGGCCGAGCACGCCACCGCCGAGATCAGCTTGATCGACATCGCGGGGCTGGCCGCCGAACGGGTCACCGCCTGGCGGCCGTACGCCGAGGAGAAGGGGGTCCGGCTCACCGGGACGGGCCGGGCCGCCGCCACCGGCTGGGCCGACCCGATCGCGCTCTCCAGCGCGCTCGACGCCGTGATCGACAACGCCCTCAAGTTCACTCCGGCGGGCGAGGCGGTGGAGGTGGGCCTCTCCGTCGAGGGCAGCCAGGTGCTCGTCGTGGTCGCCGACCGGGGACCCGGACTTAACCAGGAGGAGCTGCTCCGGATCGGCGACCGGTTCTGGCGCAGCGGCCTCCACCAGAACGTCAAGGGCTCCGGGCTCGGCCTGTCCATCTCCCGCACCCTGCTCGCCGCGGGCGGCGGATCCCTCTCCTACGAGACGAACCCGCCGCACGGGCTGCGGGTGACGGTGTCGGTCCCCCGCACCGACCCCGCCGCTACGGACGGCTGA
- a CDS encoding endo-beta-N-acetylglucosaminidase → MSEIDNGVDPRPAIRPTRRGLLLAGAGAGAGALLYGAAAPAAATPGAPVAPVGPADLAPYASYWFPDSLPQGSPGPGITWRSLMRWSPESDPDLAHNTATVPLAPRFTPVAPNTTARAGQARIASLVSFGNTAGNPAQGSPTADYYALTHWAYIDELVFWGGSSGEGIVLAPNAPVVDAAHRNGVRVMGNVFLPPVPYGGDLQWTRDLVQRDSLGRFPVAEKLVEVARTYGFDGWFVNAETEGGDSELAARTRQFLRALRAAGAPHGLRITWYDAMNSTGAVGWQGALNGLNQEFFEDRRGKVADTMFVDFRWTPAKLAASGALADELGRSRHELWAAVDTESHGWDSAVDWDAIVPRGRDHVVSYGFYRPEWTLGHLTDRSPGAFHRADDRFWTGESLDPARPAADSAWRAPATAVADRSTVTALPFACSFNTGHGERWYEEGRPVSDTPWNHLGLQDRLPGRRWVVDTAGTRPEVTLDFAAAWRGGSSLLVAGALTAPAAVGLHSTRLPLTRSTVVELVHSTESGPVSIELGVATREPASPGQEVPYTWLKAETLGTGQGWRTTRVGLSELAGETAHGLAVRITGLGKKPVRWRLGALTVREGAPHPRPATPGTPAVSAAAQQSGRAALRLSWRRSPGPVRHYEVSRVLADGTRRFLGGTCGTALYLPAVERAGREKAAVFEIRAVDEPYAVSAPARTSLTWTGAL, encoded by the coding sequence ATGTCCGAGATCGACAACGGCGTCGACCCTCGTCCCGCGATACGGCCGACCCGGCGCGGGCTGCTGCTCGCCGGAGCCGGGGCGGGCGCCGGCGCCCTGCTGTACGGAGCTGCGGCCCCGGCGGCAGCGACCCCCGGAGCACCCGTGGCACCCGTCGGCCCCGCCGACCTGGCCCCGTACGCCTCGTACTGGTTCCCCGACTCGCTCCCCCAGGGCTCCCCCGGCCCCGGGATCACCTGGCGCTCCCTGATGCGGTGGAGCCCCGAGTCCGACCCCGATCTGGCCCACAACACCGCGACCGTGCCGCTGGCCCCCCGCTTCACCCCGGTGGCGCCGAACACCACGGCCCGCGCCGGCCAGGCCCGGATCGCCTCGCTCGTCTCCTTCGGGAACACCGCCGGGAATCCCGCGCAGGGTTCCCCGACCGCCGACTACTACGCGCTCACCCACTGGGCGTACATCGACGAGCTGGTCTTCTGGGGCGGGTCCTCGGGCGAGGGCATCGTCCTCGCCCCGAACGCGCCGGTCGTCGACGCCGCGCACCGCAACGGCGTCCGGGTGATGGGCAACGTGTTCCTGCCGCCCGTGCCCTACGGCGGCGACCTGCAGTGGACCCGGGACCTGGTCCAGCGGGACTCCCTCGGCCGCTTCCCGGTGGCGGAGAAGCTGGTGGAGGTGGCGCGGACGTACGGGTTCGACGGCTGGTTCGTCAACGCCGAGACCGAGGGCGGCGACAGCGAACTCGCCGCCCGGACGAGGCAGTTCCTGCGCGCCCTGCGGGCCGCGGGCGCGCCGCACGGTCTGCGCATCACCTGGTACGACGCCATGAACTCCACCGGCGCGGTCGGCTGGCAGGGCGCGCTCAACGGGCTCAACCAGGAGTTCTTCGAGGACCGCCGGGGCAAGGTCGCGGACACGATGTTCGTGGACTTCCGCTGGACCCCGGCGAAGCTGGCCGCCTCCGGCGCCCTCGCGGACGAGCTGGGGCGCAGCCGCCACGAGCTGTGGGCGGCCGTGGACACGGAGTCCCACGGCTGGGACTCCGCGGTGGACTGGGACGCGATCGTCCCGCGCGGGCGCGACCACGTCGTCTCCTACGGGTTCTACCGGCCCGAGTGGACCCTGGGCCACCTCACGGACCGCTCCCCGGGCGCCTTCCACCGCGCCGACGACCGGTTCTGGACCGGCGAGTCCCTGGATCCGGCCCGCCCCGCGGCCGACTCCGCCTGGCGGGCGCCCGCCACCGCCGTCGCCGACCGGTCCACCGTCACCGCGCTGCCCTTCGCCTGCTCCTTCAACACCGGCCACGGGGAACGCTGGTACGAGGAGGGCAGGCCCGTCTCCGACACCCCGTGGAACCACCTCGGCCTCCAGGACCGGCTGCCGGGCCGGCGCTGGGTCGTGGACACCGCCGGGACCCGCCCCGAGGTCACCCTCGACTTCGCGGCCGCCTGGCGAGGCGGCTCCAGCCTGCTGGTCGCGGGCGCCCTGACCGCTCCGGCGGCCGTCGGGCTGCACTCCACCCGGCTGCCGCTGACCCGCTCCACCGTGGTCGAGCTGGTGCACTCCACCGAGTCGGGTCCGGTGTCGATCGAGCTCGGGGTCGCCACGCGCGAGCCGGCCTCTCCGGGGCAGGAGGTCCCGTACACCTGGCTGAAGGCCGAGACCCTGGGCACCGGGCAGGGCTGGCGCACCACGCGGGTCGGGCTGTCGGAGCTGGCGGGCGAGACCGCGCACGGTCTGGCCGTACGGATCACGGGGCTCGGAAAGAAGCCGGTGCGCTGGCGGCTCGGCGCCCTGACGGTACGCGAAGGCGCCCCGCACCCCCGCCCGGCGACCCCGGGGACCCCGGCCGTGTCCGCCGCGGCCCAGCAGTCCGGCAGGGCGGCCCTGCGGCTGTCCTGGCGGCGCTCCCCCGGCCCGGTCCGCCACTACGAGGTGTCCCGCGTCCTCGCGGACGGCACCCGCCGCTTCCTCGGCGGCACCTGCGGCACGGCCCTGTACCTCCCCGCCGTCGAACGGGCCGGCCGGGAGAAGGCGGCCGTCTTCGAGATCCGGGCCGTGGACGAGCCCTACGCCGTCTCCGCCCCCGCCCGCACCTCCCTCACCTGGACCGGAGCCCTCTGA
- a CDS encoding glycosyl hydrolase, translating to MHDGPAASPAPRTLRFGANYTPTRGWFHHWLDFDLDEVKADLDSIAGLGLDHVRVFPLWPVFQPNRTLIRPRAVEQLVSLADAAAERGLDVNVDGLQGHLSSFDFLPAWTGTWHRRNIFSDPQVVAGQEEYLRTLAAALADRPNFLGMTVGNEINQFSDDPHPSPDRVTREQAGRWLERMLAACEEGAPGRLHLHAEYDAAWYQDGHPFTVAQAARLGGATAVHSWVFNGTAQRHGRTGTATEHHAAYLIELSKAWALDPHRPVWLQEVGAPAPLIGPEHAASFTGATVASALDCPDLWGVTWWCSHDVSRELADFPELEYGLGLLTNDRATKPAGEVIARITEEWRGRAHRPAVRSTALAVDVGGAEAAPQRSVCAPGGSFFEAWAELTAQGVRPAVVLAELAGDADHLAARGITEVLHVSEVPTRA from the coding sequence ATGCACGACGGCCCCGCCGCCTCCCCCGCCCCGCGAACCCTCCGCTTCGGCGCCAACTACACGCCGACGCGCGGCTGGTTCCACCACTGGCTCGACTTCGACCTCGACGAGGTCAAGGCCGACCTCGACTCGATCGCGGGCCTCGGCCTGGACCACGTACGGGTCTTCCCGCTGTGGCCGGTGTTCCAGCCGAACCGGACGCTGATCCGGCCGCGCGCCGTGGAGCAGCTCGTCTCGCTCGCCGACGCGGCCGCCGAGCGCGGGCTCGACGTGAACGTGGACGGGCTCCAAGGACACCTGTCGAGCTTCGACTTCCTGCCGGCGTGGACCGGGACCTGGCACCGGCGCAACATCTTCAGCGATCCGCAGGTGGTCGCCGGGCAGGAGGAGTACCTGCGCACGCTGGCCGCCGCCCTCGCGGACCGGCCCAACTTCCTCGGCATGACGGTCGGCAACGAGATCAACCAGTTCTCCGACGACCCGCACCCCTCCCCCGACCGGGTCACGCGGGAACAGGCCGGGCGGTGGCTGGAGCGGATGCTCGCCGCCTGCGAGGAGGGCGCTCCCGGCCGTCTGCACCTGCACGCCGAGTACGACGCCGCCTGGTACCAGGACGGGCACCCCTTCACCGTGGCCCAGGCGGCCCGCCTCGGCGGTGCGACCGCCGTGCACTCCTGGGTGTTCAACGGCACCGCCCAGCGCCACGGCCGCACCGGGACGGCCACCGAGCACCACGCCGCGTACCTGATCGAGCTCTCCAAGGCCTGGGCCCTCGATCCGCACCGGCCGGTCTGGCTCCAGGAGGTGGGCGCGCCCGCGCCGCTGATCGGGCCCGAGCACGCGGCCTCCTTCACCGGGGCGACCGTGGCCAGTGCACTGGACTGCCCGGACCTGTGGGGCGTGACCTGGTGGTGCTCGCACGACGTGTCCCGGGAGCTCGCGGACTTCCCGGAGCTGGAGTACGGGCTCGGCCTGCTCACCAACGACCGCGCGACCAAGCCCGCCGGCGAGGTCATCGCCCGGATCACCGAGGAGTGGCGGGGCCGCGCGCACCGCCCGGCGGTGCGCTCCACCGCGCTCGCCGTGGACGTGGGCGGCGCCGAGGCCGCGCCGCAGCGTTCGGTGTGCGCCCCGGGCGGCTCCTTCTTCGAGGCCTGGGCCGAACTCACGGCGCAGGGGGTCCGCCCGGCGGTGGTCCTGGCCGAACTCGCCGGGGACGCCGATCACTTGGCCGCGCGCGGCATCACCGAGGTACTGCACGTCTCCGAAGTCCCCACCCGGGCCTGA